A window from Camelus dromedarius isolate mCamDro1 chromosome 9, mCamDro1.pat, whole genome shotgun sequence encodes these proteins:
- the FXYD7 gene encoding FXYD domain-containing ion transport regulator 7 isoform X4 — protein MATPTEVPTKVPQEPDPFYYDYDTVQTVGMTLATILFLLGILIIVSKKVKCRKADSSPTCKSCKSELPSSAPGGGGV, from the exons ATGGCGACCCCGACTGAGGTCCCTACAAAGG TTCCTCAGGAACCTGACCCATTTTACTATG ACTATGACACGGTGCAGACTGTGGGCATGACGCTGGCTACCATATTGTTCCTGCTGGGCATCCTCATCATCGTCA GCAAGAAGGTGAAGTGTAGGAAGGCGGACTCCAG CCCAACATGCAAATCCTGTAAGTCGGAGCTTCCCTCCTCAG cccctggagGTGGCGGCGTGTAA
- the FXYD5 gene encoding FXYD domain-containing ion transport regulator 5 isoform X3, whose protein sequence is MLPTGCLCLLLIRGLILLTRGQTLQEATSIPQADPTSENFHALTSAPGTFHPELQPTPPISTLQTDVKATPDQMQTQTPQPTEMDVLLTTGLGTDKSSTQGSTPAKTRPPNKDMRRDPAFRPTGSSEEDPFSYDEYTLRKRGLLVAAVLFITGIVILTSGKCRQLPRLCRNSDR, encoded by the exons ATGTTGCCCACCGGTTGCCTGTGTCTCCTCCTCATCCGTGGTCTGATTCTCCTCACCAGAG GACAGACATTACAAGAGGCCACATCCATTCCTCAAGCAGACCCAACTTCTGAGAACTTTCATGCCTTGACTTCAGCCCCAG GCACATTCCACCCTGAACTTCAGCCCACTCCTCCGATTTCAACCCTGCAGACTGATG TCAAAGCAACACCAGACCAGATGCAGACCCAGACTCCGCAACCGACAGAAATGGATGTGCTTCTAACAACAGGCCTGGGGACGGACAAGAGCAGCACGCAAG GCTCCACGCCTGCCAAGACACGACCCCCAAACAAAGATATGAGAAGGGACCCTGCCTTCAGGCCGACTG GTTCGAGTGAGGAAGACCCCTTCTCCTATG ATGAGTACACTCTCCGGAAACGGGGACTGTTGGTGGCAGCAGTGCTCTTCATCACAGGCATCGTCATCCTCACCA GTGGCAAGTGTAGGCAGTTGCCCCGATTATGCCGGAATTCTGACAGGTGA
- the FXYD5 gene encoding FXYD domain-containing ion transport regulator 5 isoform X1, with the protein MLPTGCLCLLLIRGLILLTRGQTLQEATSIPQADPTSENFHALTSAPGTFHPELQPTPPISTLQTDVKATPDQMQTQTPQPTEMDVLLTTGLGTDKSSTQGSTPAKTRPPNKDMRRDPAFRPTGSSEEDPFSYDEYTLRKRGLLVAAVLFITGIVILTSGKCRQLPRLCRNSDRTYRVVSKAQPEREGMDGA; encoded by the exons ATGTTGCCCACCGGTTGCCTGTGTCTCCTCCTCATCCGTGGTCTGATTCTCCTCACCAGAG GACAGACATTACAAGAGGCCACATCCATTCCTCAAGCAGACCCAACTTCTGAGAACTTTCATGCCTTGACTTCAGCCCCAG GCACATTCCACCCTGAACTTCAGCCCACTCCTCCGATTTCAACCCTGCAGACTGATG TCAAAGCAACACCAGACCAGATGCAGACCCAGACTCCGCAACCGACAGAAATGGATGTGCTTCTAACAACAGGCCTGGGGACGGACAAGAGCAGCACGCAAG GCTCCACGCCTGCCAAGACACGACCCCCAAACAAAGATATGAGAAGGGACCCTGCCTTCAGGCCGACTG GTTCGAGTGAGGAAGACCCCTTCTCCTATG ATGAGTACACTCTCCGGAAACGGGGACTGTTGGTGGCAGCAGTGCTCTTCATCACAGGCATCGTCATCCTCACCA GTGGCAAGTGTAGGCAGTTGCCCCGATTATGCCGGAATTCTGACAG AACCTACAGAGTAGTCAGTAAAGCCCAGCCCGAGAGGGAAGGCATGGATGGAGCCTGA
- the FXYD5 gene encoding FXYD domain-containing ion transport regulator 5 isoform X2 encodes MLPTGCLCLLLIRGLILLTRGQTLQEATSIPQADPTSENFHALTSAPGTFHPELQPTPPISTLQTDVKATPDQMQTQTPQPTEMDVLLTTGLGTDKSSTQGSTPAKTRPPNKDMRRDPAFRPTGSSEEDPFSYDEYTLRKRGLLVAAVLFITGIVILTSGKCRQLPRLCRNSDSSLCLSSLPLLPLVEPTE; translated from the exons ATGTTGCCCACCGGTTGCCTGTGTCTCCTCCTCATCCGTGGTCTGATTCTCCTCACCAGAG GACAGACATTACAAGAGGCCACATCCATTCCTCAAGCAGACCCAACTTCTGAGAACTTTCATGCCTTGACTTCAGCCCCAG GCACATTCCACCCTGAACTTCAGCCCACTCCTCCGATTTCAACCCTGCAGACTGATG TCAAAGCAACACCAGACCAGATGCAGACCCAGACTCCGCAACCGACAGAAATGGATGTGCTTCTAACAACAGGCCTGGGGACGGACAAGAGCAGCACGCAAG GCTCCACGCCTGCCAAGACACGACCCCCAAACAAAGATATGAGAAGGGACCCTGCCTTCAGGCCGACTG GTTCGAGTGAGGAAGACCCCTTCTCCTATG ATGAGTACACTCTCCGGAAACGGGGACTGTTGGTGGCAGCAGTGCTCTTCATCACAGGCATCGTCATCCTCACCA GTGGCAAGTGTAGGCAGTTGCCCCGATTATGCCGGAATTCTGACAG CTCACTGtgcctgtcctccctccctctccttcccctcgtAGAACCTACAGAGTAG
- the FXYD7 gene encoding FXYD domain-containing ion transport regulator 7 isoform X2: MATPTEVPTKVPQEPDPFYYDYDTVQTVGMTLATILFLLGILIIVTQHANPVSRSFPPQPLEVAACKTSPGHLHCCPCLSAGA, translated from the exons ATGGCGACCCCGACTGAGGTCCCTACAAAGG TTCCTCAGGAACCTGACCCATTTTACTATG ACTATGACACGGTGCAGACTGTGGGCATGACGCTGGCTACCATATTGTTCCTGCTGGGCATCCTCATCATCGTCA CCCAACATGCAAATCCTGTAAGTCGGAGCTTCCCTCCTCAG cccctggagGTGGCGGCGTGTAAAACCAGTCCTGGGCACCTCCACTGCTGTCCCTGCCTGAGTGCAGGAGCCTGA
- the FXYD7 gene encoding FXYD domain-containing ion transport regulator 7 isoform X1, with protein sequence MATPTEVPTKVPQEPDPFYYDYDTVQTVGMTLATILFLLGILIIVTQHANPAGTAAPPQALAMTPTKSPSASQIQGLRPPAGVRESSPPEFRCTAPGHLPVSSQKIRSLAPLVSLS encoded by the exons ATGGCGACCCCGACTGAGGTCCCTACAAAGG TTCCTCAGGAACCTGACCCATTTTACTATG ACTATGACACGGTGCAGACTGTGGGCATGACGCTGGCTACCATATTGTTCCTGCTGGGCATCCTCATCATCGTCA CCCAACATGCAAATCCT GCTGGAACCGCTGCACCTCCCCAGGCCTTGGCAATGACCCCCACAAAGAGCCCGTCTGCATCCCAGATCCAGGGACTCAGGCCTCCAGCCGGGGTCCGGGAGTCCAGCCCCCCAGAATTCCGGTGTACTGCTCCCGGCCACCTCCCTGTCTCCTCTCAGAAGATCCGTTCTCTTGCacccttggtgtctctgtcttgA
- the FXYD7 gene encoding FXYD domain-containing ion transport regulator 7 isoform X3, whose amino-acid sequence MATPTEVPTKVPQEPDPFYYDYDTVQTVGMTLATILFLLGILIIVSKKVKCRKADSRSESPTCKSCKSELPSSAPGGGGV is encoded by the exons ATGGCGACCCCGACTGAGGTCCCTACAAAGG TTCCTCAGGAACCTGACCCATTTTACTATG ACTATGACACGGTGCAGACTGTGGGCATGACGCTGGCTACCATATTGTTCCTGCTGGGCATCCTCATCATCGTCA GCAAGAAGGTGAAGTGTAGGAAGGCGGACTCCAGGTCTGAGAG CCCAACATGCAAATCCTGTAAGTCGGAGCTTCCCTCCTCAG cccctggagGTGGCGGCGTGTAA
- the FXYD1 gene encoding phospholemman isoform X1: MSWLSRPRTMASLSHILVLCVGLLGMVKADSPQEHDPFTYDYQSLRIGGLIIAGILFILGILIVLSRRCRCKFNQQQRTGEPDEEEGTFRSSIRRLSTRRR, encoded by the exons ATGTCCTGGCTGTCTCGTCCCAG GACAATGGCCTCTCTCAGCCACATCTTGGTTCTCTGTGTGGGTCTCCTCGGCATGGTCAAAGCAG acTCTCCACAGGAACACGACCCATTCACCTATG ACTACCAGTCCCTGCGGATCGGAGGCCTCATCATCGCCGGGATTCTCTTCATCCTGGGCATTCTCATCGTCCTGA GCAGAAGATGCCGGTGCAAATTCAACCAGCAGCAGAG GACTGGGGAACCTGATGAAGAGGAGGGAACTTTCCGCAGCTCCATCCGCC GTCTGTCCACTCGCAGGCGGTAG
- the FXYD1 gene encoding phospholemman isoform X2, with product MASLSHILVLCVGLLGMVKADSPQEHDPFTYDYQSLRIGGLIIAGILFILGILIVLSRRCRCKFNQQQRTGEPDEEEGTFRSSIRRLSTRRR from the exons ATGGCCTCTCTCAGCCACATCTTGGTTCTCTGTGTGGGTCTCCTCGGCATGGTCAAAGCAG acTCTCCACAGGAACACGACCCATTCACCTATG ACTACCAGTCCCTGCGGATCGGAGGCCTCATCATCGCCGGGATTCTCTTCATCCTGGGCATTCTCATCGTCCTGA GCAGAAGATGCCGGTGCAAATTCAACCAGCAGCAGAG GACTGGGGAACCTGATGAAGAGGAGGGAACTTTCCGCAGCTCCATCCGCC GTCTGTCCACTCGCAGGCGGTAG